From Toxorhynchites rutilus septentrionalis strain SRP chromosome 2, ASM2978413v1, whole genome shotgun sequence, a single genomic window includes:
- the LOC129768478 gene encoding aldo-keto reductase family 1 member B1-like — protein sequence MPIFAPTVTLNNGHKMPVLGLGTWLSREGEGIEAIKAAIDAGYRHIDTAYLYRNEKEVGQAIREKIAEGVIKREDIFVTTKLWNNFFEPCKVAEAFKRSFENLDIGYIDLYLMHSPMSFKFDGWELGHVDATTKPEYADVDIVDTWRAMEELLNTGKVRSIGVSNFNSEQIARILQQCEMKPVTNQVECNPGINQRKLIEFCRKLDIVVTAYSPLGRPNYYEMDPVKVPKPALDDPRVKAIAEKYNKTPGQVILRYLVEIGTVPVPKSSNPVRLRQNIDIFDFQLTKEEIETMDGLNTGKRTVPFHVWISHKNYPFHIEF from the exons ATGCCTATTTTTGCGCCTACGGTAACGTTGAATAATGGCCACAAGATGCCCGTACTGGGCCTCGGGACCTGGCTG TCCCGCGAAGGCGAAGGTATCGAGGCCATCAAAGCTGCGATTGATGCCGGCTATCGGCATATCGACACCGCTTATCTGTATCGCAACGAGAAAGAAGTGGGTCAAGCCATTCGCGAAAAAATCGCGGAAGGTGTAATCAAACGGGAGGACATCTTTGTCACCACGAAG TTGTGGAACAACTTTTTCGAGCCATGTAAAGTTGCGGAAGCATTTAAGCGTTCCTTTGAGAATTTGGACATCGGTTATATCGATCTGTATCTCATGCACAGTCCGATGAGCTTCAAATTCGACGGCTGGGAATTGGGTCATGTAGATGCAACGACCAAGCCGGAGTATGCTGACGTGGACATCGTAGACACCTGGCGAGCAATGGAAGAGCTCTTGAACACGGGAAAAGTAAGAAGCATCGGGGTTTCGAATTTCAACAGCGAGCAAATCGCTCGCATCTTGCAGCAATGTGAGATGAAACCCGTCACGAATCAAGTCGAATGCAATCCTGGTATCAACCAACGTAAACTAATCGAATTCTGCCGAAAACTGGATATAGTGGTGACCGCGTACAGCCCATTGGGACGCCCCAACTATTACGAGATGGATCCCGTAAAAGTACCAAAACCAGCCCTCGATGATCCACGCGTTAAAGCgattgctgaaaaatacaacAAGACTCCGGGACAGGTCATTTTACGTTATTTGGTGGAAATCGGTACTGTGCCGGTTCCAAAATCGTCGAATCCGGTACGTCTTCGTCAGAATATCGACATATTTGATTTCCAACTGACTAAGGAGGAAATTGAAACGATGGATGGACTCAACACGGGCAAACGAACCGTACCGTTTCATGTTTGGATCAGCCATAAAAACTATCCATTTCATATCGAATTTTAA
- the LOC129767903 gene encoding 1,5-anhydro-D-fructose reductase-like produces MTKNMQNINLGNGFSMPAMGYGTYLAKRSQGIELMKLAIDAGYRCIDTAYAYENESEVGEAVRTKIAEGVVKREDLFVTTKLGNPFHHPDHVAEAFKRSFDMLHVDYVDLYLMHSPMGLQFQGYEYTDMNPTDSDGNALFSDVDYVETWKAMETLVEAGKVRSLGLSNFNSEQIKRILDIAEVKPVTNQIEVNPGWNQKKLIEFCKGHGITVTAFAPMGRPHRKTYGNKSALGDAKVLEIGKKYGKTDGQVILRYLIQLGTIPVPYSTKEEHLRQNIDVFDFQLTDEEMEYMDGFQSERTLPFPPLKKHPHYPFNIEF; encoded by the exons ATGACTAAAAATATGCAAAACATTAATCTGGGAAACGGTTTCAGCATGCCTGCCATGGGTTATGGGACGTATTTG GCTAAGCGAAGTCAAGGGATTGAACTTATGAAACTAGCAATCGATGCCGGTTACAGATGCATTGATACGGCTTACGCTTACGAAAATGAGAGCGAAGTAGGCGAAGCGGTTCGAACCAAAATAGCAGAAGGTGTTGTTAAGCGGGAGGATTTATTCGTCACAACGAAG CTTGGGAATCCTTTCCACCATCCGGACCATGTGGCCGAAGCATTCAAGCGGTCGTTTGATATGCTCCATGTAGACTACGTCGATTTGTATTTGATGCACTCGCCGATGGGATTGCAATTTCAGGGCTATGAATACACTGACATGAATCCAACGGATTCCGATGGAAATGCGCTATTTTCTGACGTTGACTACGTGGAAACGTGGAAAGCCATGGAAACACTGGTGGAAGCTGGTAAAGTTCGAAGCCTAGGGTTGTCTAATTTTAACAGCGAGCAGATTAAGCGGATTTTGGACATAGCTGAGGTGAAGCCGGTCACCAATCAGATCGAAGTCAATCCGGGCTGGAACCAGAAGAAATTGATCGAATTCTGCAAGGGCCACGGTATAACGGTGACGGCTTTTGCTCCGATGGGCAGACCGCACCGCAAAACCTATGGCAATAAATCGGCGCTCGGGGATGCAAAGGTGCTGGAAATAGGGAAAAAATATGGCAAAACTGATGGACAAGTCATTCTTCGTTATTTG ATCCAACTGGGAACAATTCCCGTTCCTTACTCAACCAAGGAGGAACACTTGCGGCAGAATATCGATGTGTTCGATTTCCAGCTGACAGACGAGGAGATGGAATACATGGATGGATTCCAATCGGAGCGCACACTACCTTTCCCGCCGCTGAAAAAACACCCACACTATCCGTTTAATATCGAGTTTTGA